A single Dechloromonas denitrificans DNA region contains:
- a CDS encoding MotA/TolQ/ExbB proton channel family protein, whose protein sequence is MPNLVELTMYQISQLFLLPTLALIAGLFIYAFWVLGEFLLLALYRKRGRGRPLVANFRNNPTLSADQLDLLAHKALENPRIASRVTPMLGLVATMIPMGPALKSLSDGNLAKVSDNLTIAFSAVILALIAASITYWVVNVRRRWLAEEMLEIEALRGAVA, encoded by the coding sequence ATGCCCAACCTAGTCGAACTGACCATGTACCAGATCTCGCAGCTCTTTCTGCTGCCGACGCTGGCCCTGATTGCCGGCCTCTTCATCTACGCCTTCTGGGTGCTCGGCGAATTTCTGCTGCTGGCGCTTTATCGCAAGCGCGGCCGGGGCCGGCCGCTGGTCGCCAATTTCCGCAACAACCCGACGCTCAGCGCCGACCAGCTTGACCTGCTCGCCCACAAGGCACTCGAGAACCCGCGCATCGCCAGCCGCGTGACGCCGATGCTCGGTCTGGTGGCGACGATGATTCCCATGGGGCCGGCCCTTAAATCGCTGTCCGACGGCAATCTGGCCAAGGTTTCCGACAACCTGACGATTGCCTTCTCGGCGGTCATCCTGGCCCTGATCGCCGCTTCGATCACCTACTGGGTGGTCAATGTCCGGCGCCGCTGGCTGGCCGAGGAAATGCTCGAAATCGAAGCGTTGCGCGGAGCCGTGGCATGA
- a CDS encoding DUF2149 domain-containing protein: protein MSLKLLHEPETEDPILSVVNLIDIFLVIIAALLITVAQNPLINPFNKQDITVITDPGKPTMEVMIKKGEKIEKYKANGNIGSGDGEKAGVAYKMKDGSMVYVPEGQSAE from the coding sequence ATGAGCCTGAAACTGCTGCACGAACCGGAAACCGAAGACCCGATCCTGTCGGTGGTCAATCTGATCGACATCTTCCTGGTCATCATCGCCGCGCTGCTCATCACCGTCGCCCAGAACCCGCTGATCAACCCGTTCAACAAGCAGGACATCACGGTCATCACCGACCCCGGCAAGCCGACCATGGAAGTGATGATCAAGAAGGGCGAGAAGATCGAGAAATACAAGGCCAACGGCAACATCGGCAGCGGCGACGGCGAAAAGGCCGGCGTTGCCTACAAGATGAAGGATGGCTCGATGGTTTACGTACCCGAAGGCCAGAGCGCAGAGTAA
- the rpsD gene encoding 30S ribosomal protein S4, translated as MSRYTGPRLKVLRALGVDLPGLSRKSMQERPQPPGQHGARKLGGRKSEFGQQLMEKQKLRYNYGLTERQLRRVVVDAKKDRGATGDKLVELLERRLDNLVFRAGFAPTIPAARQLVSHGHIALNGRRVTIPSIRLRVGDAFGPTDEGRKLAPIRASLEAPALERPEWIALDGATQTAHLSHLPDADAAPFPLDLQRIVEYYATRM; from the coding sequence ATGTCCCGTTACACCGGCCCCCGTCTCAAAGTCCTGCGCGCTCTCGGCGTCGACCTGCCCGGACTGTCCCGCAAATCGATGCAGGAACGCCCGCAGCCACCGGGCCAGCATGGCGCCCGCAAACTGGGCGGGCGCAAATCCGAATTCGGCCAGCAACTGATGGAAAAGCAGAAGCTGCGTTACAACTACGGCTTGACCGAACGCCAGTTGCGCCGCGTCGTCGTCGATGCCAAGAAGGATCGCGGCGCCACCGGCGACAAACTGGTCGAGTTGCTCGAACGCCGCCTCGACAACCTGGTCTTCCGCGCCGGCTTCGCACCGACCATCCCGGCCGCCCGGCAGCTGGTCAGCCATGGCCATATCGCGCTGAACGGCCGGCGCGTCACCATTCCGTCAATCCGCCTGCGGGTTGGCGACGCCTTCGGCCCAACCGACGAGGGCCGCAAACTGGCACCGATTCGCGCCTCGCTCGAAGCACCAGCCCTTGAACGCCCGGAATGGATCGCCCTCGACGGCGCAACGCAAACCGCGCACCTGAGCCATTTGCCCGACGCCGATGCCGCCCCCTTCCCGCTCGACCTGCAGCGCATCGTCGAGTACTACGCCACCCGGATGTAA
- the hemP gene encoding hemin uptake protein HemP gives MHTSKHGIRAPFLGRQHNPAGQIPGGLPEQAVALKHFNSHELFGAQNEVTILHRGERYSLRITGLGKLILTK, from the coding sequence ATGCATACCAGCAAACACGGCATTCGGGCACCCTTTCTCGGCCGCCAGCACAACCCGGCCGGCCAAATACCCGGCGGCCTTCCGGAGCAAGCCGTTGCCCTGAAGCACTTCAACAGCCATGAACTGTTCGGCGCGCAGAACGAAGTGACCATCCTGCACCGCGGCGAACGCTACAGTCTGCGGATCACCGGACTCGGCAAACTGATTCTGACCAAGTAA
- a CDS encoding TonB-dependent receptor plug domain-containing protein produces MQYPHSRFKLRTTTLAVITVLGGFALPGSAAETTLKDTVVSATLSEHETRTAPASVTVITREELETRNATDLLDAVRGSPGITLSPRQVGGRKTLALRGLEGKHTLTLIDGRRISPSDDVVGHSDYQYGWLPISAIERVEIIRGPMSTLYGSEALGGVINLITRQPKDKWIGSLMLSGSTLFDADTDGGQGSQGSVFAAGPLGERITLRVNGEATRRAAVENKDDRRYSEIEGNRTRTAGLGGTIKLTEAQSLDVQWSKGDEVRTYDDVSSTKTYENRYDIEKSQASIAWKGEFGSWRSQVRAYRSEIDITNTRTNGVSATRPQNMSDEVVDAFAALKLGGQTVTVGGEYRTETLKNSGLIGGKDSATHKALFVQDEIALGQSLMLTAGVRGDEHEIFGFEASPRAYLVWEASPELIIKGGYGHAFKAPTLKQISPSYVGAEGPHTFLGNGDIQPEKSDSLEIGADWKRGPLNLRATLFHTRVDDLITYRQIKTVGVRRTYLYDNVDKATISGLETGFSWNINSALLWNTNLTLLKTKDESTGTELNDRPGVMLAATVDWSIGQGWSSRGAVEYYGRQTSSAGDLPAYSLWNASVGKRFDKIFSLRAGVNNLTDVRLADKSPNFGYAELGRNLYVTLRADF; encoded by the coding sequence ATGCAATACCCTCATTCCCGTTTCAAGCTGCGGACCACCACGCTGGCCGTCATTACCGTACTTGGCGGCTTTGCGCTACCAGGCAGCGCGGCCGAAACGACGCTCAAGGACACCGTCGTCAGCGCCACCCTGTCGGAACATGAAACGCGCACGGCACCGGCCTCGGTAACCGTGATCACCCGCGAAGAGCTGGAAACCCGCAATGCGACCGACCTGCTCGATGCAGTGCGCGGCAGCCCCGGCATCACGCTCTCGCCACGGCAGGTCGGCGGCCGCAAGACGCTGGCCCTGCGAGGGCTGGAAGGCAAGCACACGCTGACATTGATCGACGGCCGGCGGATATCGCCCTCGGACGACGTGGTCGGCCATTCCGACTACCAATACGGCTGGCTGCCGATCTCGGCCATCGAGCGGGTCGAGATCATTCGCGGCCCGATGTCGACGCTGTATGGCTCGGAGGCGCTGGGCGGCGTGATCAATCTGATCACCCGCCAGCCGAAAGACAAATGGATCGGCTCGCTGATGCTGTCCGGCTCGACCCTGTTCGACGCCGACACTGACGGCGGCCAGGGCAGCCAGGGTTCGGTCTTTGCCGCCGGGCCGCTCGGCGAACGCATCACTTTGCGGGTCAATGGCGAGGCGACCCGGCGGGCGGCGGTCGAAAACAAGGATGACCGCCGCTATTCGGAGATTGAAGGCAACAGGACACGTACCGCCGGCCTGGGCGGCACGATCAAGCTGACCGAAGCGCAAAGCCTCGACGTGCAGTGGAGCAAGGGTGACGAGGTCCGCACCTACGACGACGTCAGCTCGACCAAGACTTACGAGAACCGTTACGACATCGAAAAATCGCAGGCCAGCATCGCCTGGAAGGGCGAGTTCGGCAGCTGGCGCAGCCAGGTCCGCGCCTACCGCAGCGAGATCGACATCACCAACACGCGGACCAACGGCGTCAGCGCCACCCGGCCGCAGAACATGAGCGACGAGGTGGTCGATGCCTTTGCCGCGCTCAAGCTCGGTGGCCAGACCGTCACGGTCGGCGGCGAATACCGGACGGAAACGCTGAAGAACAGTGGTCTGATCGGCGGCAAGGACAGCGCGACGCACAAGGCGCTGTTCGTCCAGGACGAGATTGCTCTGGGCCAGAGCCTGATGCTGACGGCCGGCGTACGCGGCGATGAACACGAGATCTTCGGTTTCGAAGCCAGCCCGCGCGCCTATCTGGTCTGGGAAGCCAGCCCGGAACTGATCATCAAGGGTGGCTACGGCCACGCCTTCAAGGCACCGACGCTGAAGCAGATTTCGCCGAGCTATGTCGGCGCCGAAGGGCCGCACACCTTCCTCGGCAATGGCGATATCCAGCCGGAGAAATCCGACTCGCTGGAAATCGGTGCCGACTGGAAGCGCGGCCCGCTGAACCTGCGTGCCACGCTGTTCCACACCAGGGTTGATGATCTGATCACCTACCGCCAGATCAAGACCGTCGGCGTACGCCGTACCTATCTTTACGACAACGTGGACAAGGCGACGATCAGCGGACTGGAAACCGGCTTCAGCTGGAACATCAACAGCGCGCTGTTGTGGAACACCAATCTGACGCTGCTCAAGACCAAGGACGAAAGCACCGGCACGGAACTGAACGACCGACCCGGCGTCATGCTGGCCGCCACCGTCGACTGGAGCATCGGCCAGGGCTGGAGCAGCCGCGGCGCCGTCGAATATTACGGTCGGCAAACCAGCAGCGCTGGCGATCTGCCCGCCTACTCGCTGTGGAACGCCAGTGTCGGCAAGCGTTTCGACAAGATCTTCAGCCTGCGCGCCGGCGTCAATAACCTGACCGATGTACGGCTGGCCGACAAATCGCCGAACTTCGGCTATGCCGAGCTGGGCCGCAACCTCTACGTCACCTTGCGCGCCGACTTCTGA
- a CDS encoding TonB-dependent receptor: protein MDLPRLSPVAIALLIAFSAANAEESSLSAVNVTAKGYSTTDLETPLSTTTLDREEITRRGAGNVGDALRGEPGIAISNDSAQGQNPVIRGLGKESTVLLVDGMRFNSAQPAGAIASFMTLGLAERVEVVKGGASVLYGTGALGGAINVLLPQAKFVSGLGVEAGASYDSASQGMRGTAVINASTGDHALMLGASLARIDDYRSPDGKVGRTGYDSNAFIGQYRFRIDAQQQLRLSLQQHKDEDVWYPGSSRPHASPLVGSTTVHSPEQERRLLELGYSRKGTGDTPLNLDLRVYRQEMERSIYSWANKLNRDIVTNSVTFETNGLDAKADWLLHPQHLVSFGLNAWEMSGNPDRYMASGAPFTTLSANNPFQNARIEALGFYAQDDMRFGKLNLLAGLRYDTVKSDADSMNNGARKTGLDASDSAISGSFGAIYEVTPLFRPYANYARAFRAPGMRERYESGLRGDGYYYAGSPEVEAEKADQFELGIKGANAVIDYGVTAYHNQIDNYITGQILSGSAATAACGAANAANCKKTINLGSATIKGLEAHARWQFVNGQWLSAGYSRVRGDNDDLNEPLFQMPADEISLGWLGRVMPAVKADFTLRLVDRQARVATQFTRGAENATAGFVTADLGATWQIDKRNSLRFAIKNLADKTYHEHLTEGVSGAEIKAPGRSVQLAWRGSF, encoded by the coding sequence ATGGACTTGCCTCGTCTCAGCCCTGTCGCGATTGCCCTGCTGATCGCATTTTCCGCAGCCAATGCCGAGGAAAGCTCACTTTCTGCGGTAAACGTGACCGCCAAGGGCTATTCCACCACCGATCTTGAAACACCGCTGTCGACGACGACGCTCGACCGGGAAGAAATCACCCGCCGGGGCGCCGGCAATGTCGGCGACGCATTGCGTGGCGAACCGGGCATCGCCATTTCGAACGACAGCGCCCAGGGGCAGAATCCGGTGATTCGCGGCCTCGGCAAGGAAAGCACGGTGCTGCTGGTCGATGGCATGCGTTTCAATTCGGCGCAGCCGGCCGGGGCCATCGCCTCCTTCATGACCCTCGGCCTGGCCGAACGGGTTGAAGTGGTCAAGGGCGGCGCTTCGGTACTCTACGGCACCGGCGCACTGGGCGGCGCGATCAACGTCCTGCTGCCGCAGGCGAAATTCGTTTCCGGCCTGGGCGTCGAAGCTGGCGCCAGTTACGACAGCGCCAGCCAGGGCATGCGCGGCACGGCCGTAATCAACGCCAGCACCGGCGACCACGCGCTGATGCTCGGGGCCTCGCTGGCCCGCATCGATGACTACCGATCGCCGGACGGCAAGGTTGGCCGCACCGGCTACGACTCGAACGCCTTCATCGGCCAGTACCGTTTCCGCATCGATGCCCAGCAGCAACTGCGCCTGTCGCTGCAGCAGCACAAGGACGAGGATGTCTGGTATCCCGGTTCGAGCCGGCCGCATGCCAGTCCGCTGGTCGGCAGCACCACCGTTCATTCGCCGGAGCAGGAACGGCGCTTGCTGGAACTCGGTTATAGCCGCAAAGGGACTGGCGACACGCCACTAAACCTCGATCTGCGGGTTTACCGTCAGGAGATGGAACGCAGCATTTATTCCTGGGCCAACAAACTGAACCGCGACATCGTCACCAACAGCGTCACCTTCGAGACCAATGGCCTGGATGCCAAGGCCGACTGGCTGCTCCATCCGCAGCATCTTGTCTCGTTCGGTCTCAATGCCTGGGAGATGTCCGGCAACCCGGATCGCTACATGGCCAGCGGCGCACCATTCACCACGCTGAGCGCCAACAACCCTTTCCAGAACGCCCGCATCGAGGCACTCGGTTTCTATGCCCAAGACGATATGCGCTTCGGCAAACTCAATCTGCTGGCCGGGTTGCGCTACGACACGGTGAAGAGCGACGCCGACAGCATGAACAACGGCGCCCGCAAGACCGGGCTCGACGCTTCGGACAGCGCCATTTCCGGCAGCTTCGGTGCGATCTATGAAGTGACGCCGCTGTTCCGCCCCTACGCCAACTACGCCCGCGCCTTCCGCGCGCCGGGCATGCGCGAGCGTTACGAGTCCGGCCTGCGCGGCGACGGCTATTACTACGCCGGCAGCCCGGAAGTCGAGGCCGAAAAGGCCGACCAGTTCGAACTCGGCATCAAGGGTGCGAATGCGGTGATCGACTATGGCGTGACCGCCTATCACAACCAGATCGACAACTACATCACCGGCCAGATCCTCAGCGGCAGCGCCGCCACGGCGGCCTGCGGCGCTGCCAACGCCGCCAACTGCAAGAAGACCATCAACCTCGGCAGCGCCACAATCAAGGGCCTCGAAGCGCATGCCCGGTGGCAGTTCGTCAACGGGCAGTGGTTGAGCGCCGGCTATTCGCGCGTCCGCGGCGACAACGACGACCTCAACGAGCCGTTGTTCCAGATGCCGGCCGATGAAATCTCGCTCGGCTGGCTGGGTCGCGTCATGCCCGCCGTCAAGGCCGACTTCACGCTGCGCCTGGTGGACCGTCAGGCGCGCGTCGCAACGCAATTCACGCGCGGTGCCGAAAATGCCACCGCCGGCTTCGTCACGGCCGACCTCGGCGCCACCTGGCAGATCGACAAGCGCAACAGCCTGCGTTTCGCCATCAAGAACCTGGCCGACAAGACCTATCACGAGCACCTGACCGAAGGCGTTTCCGGCGCCGAGATCAAGGCCCCGGGCCGCAGCGTTCAACTCGCCTGGCGCGGGAGCTTCTGA
- a CDS encoding ABC transporter substrate-binding protein: protein MPGCRRLLARLIGAAALLAGLVSPPLAAVERLPKLVLAGPAAAVSTPLIHMIESGALQDVAERIEFHTWKDPDQLRVLALGGKADFIAMPTNVAANLYNRGVSLKLLNVSTWGVLWMVSRDKEAKTLADFRGKEIAMPFRADMPDIVFGLLAEKQGLDAKKDFKLRYVGSPLDAMQLLVTRRVDHALLAEPAVSMALRKTKSFPVSIIAPDLYRSTDLQQEWGRLFKRETRIPQAGIAVIGQALADEKLQARVMAAYEQSLLWCQKNMLKCGEMVAKRIDLLTPEAVADSLAVSQTRHVAAAAARPELEFFFGQLYARNPALVGGKLPDDGFYGLGKAP, encoded by the coding sequence ATGCCGGGCTGCCGTCGCCTACTGGCCCGCCTGATCGGCGCCGCCGCGCTCCTGGCCGGCCTGGTCAGCCCGCCCCTGGCGGCCGTCGAGCGCCTGCCGAAACTGGTGCTGGCCGGCCCGGCTGCGGCGGTGTCGACGCCGCTCATCCACATGATCGAAAGCGGCGCCCTGCAGGATGTCGCCGAGCGCATCGAATTCCACACCTGGAAGGACCCCGACCAGTTGCGCGTGCTGGCGCTGGGCGGCAAGGCCGATTTCATTGCCATGCCGACCAACGTCGCCGCCAATCTGTACAACCGGGGCGTCAGCCTCAAGTTGCTCAACGTGTCGACCTGGGGGGTGCTGTGGATGGTGTCGCGCGACAAGGAGGCCAAGACGCTGGCCGATTTCCGCGGCAAGGAAATCGCCATGCCTTTCCGGGCCGACATGCCGGACATCGTTTTCGGTCTGCTCGCCGAGAAACAGGGGCTGGATGCGAAGAAGGATTTCAAGCTGCGCTATGTCGGATCGCCCCTCGACGCCATGCAGTTGCTGGTTACCCGCCGCGTGGACCACGCCCTGCTCGCCGAGCCGGCGGTCTCGATGGCGCTGCGGAAAACCAAGTCCTTCCCGGTCAGCATCATCGCCCCGGACCTTTACCGCAGCACCGACCTGCAGCAGGAATGGGGCCGCCTGTTCAAGCGCGAAACGCGCATCCCGCAGGCCGGCATCGCCGTCATCGGCCAGGCCTTGGCGGATGAAAAGCTGCAGGCCAGGGTAATGGCCGCCTATGAACAATCCTTGCTCTGGTGCCAGAAAAACATGCTGAAGTGCGGCGAAATGGTCGCCAAGCGCATTGACCTGCTGACTCCGGAAGCCGTCGCCGACTCGCTGGCCGTCAGCCAGACACGCCACGTCGCGGCCGCAGCGGCCAGGCCAGAACTGGAATTTTTCTTCGGCCAGCTGTATGCCAGGAATCCAGCCCTGGTCGGTGGCAAGTTGCCGGACGATGGCTTCTACGGCCTCGGCAAGGCGCCGTGA
- a CDS encoding ABC transporter permease produces the protein MKNRSLPRLQPLAWAAATGSYLWSGWGSLASLGIFLAVWEFVAQGLGALILPSPLEALATLARLFEDGSAGPEILVTARRALLGFGLSVIIGSLLGLAAGVSMTASMMARPIITVLVGMPPIAWLILALLWFGAGDGTPIFTVFIACFSIIFVGAMQGTRTLDGQLKEVAQIFGLSTWMKLTDVYLPHVVSYLFPAWIAALGMSWKIVVMAELLSTEDGIGAALAVSRSHLDTAASMAWIVALVGTLLAIEYLLLEPIKRKVESWRELASSSN, from the coding sequence GTGAAGAACCGCAGCCTGCCTCGCCTGCAGCCGCTGGCATGGGCCGCCGCAACCGGCAGCTATCTATGGAGCGGTTGGGGTTCGCTCGCCAGTCTGGGCATTTTCCTGGCCGTCTGGGAGTTCGTTGCCCAAGGCCTCGGCGCGCTGATCCTGCCCTCCCCTCTTGAAGCGCTGGCGACCCTGGCCCGGCTGTTTGAGGATGGCTCGGCCGGGCCTGAAATTCTCGTCACCGCGCGCCGCGCCCTGCTCGGCTTCGGGCTATCGGTCATCATCGGCAGCCTGCTCGGCCTGGCCGCCGGCGTCTCGATGACGGCTTCGATGATGGCGCGACCGATCATCACCGTGCTCGTCGGCATGCCGCCGATCGCCTGGCTGATCCTCGCCCTGCTGTGGTTCGGGGCCGGCGACGGCACACCGATCTTCACCGTGTTCATCGCCTGCTTCTCGATCATCTTTGTCGGCGCCATGCAGGGCACACGCACCCTGGACGGCCAATTGAAGGAAGTGGCGCAGATCTTCGGGCTGTCGACCTGGATGAAGCTGACCGACGTCTATCTGCCGCACGTCGTTTCCTACCTCTTCCCGGCCTGGATCGCGGCACTCGGCATGTCGTGGAAGATAGTCGTGATGGCCGAGCTGCTATCGACCGAGGACGGCATCGGCGCAGCGCTCGCCGTATCGCGCAGCCATCTCGACACGGCGGCCTCGATGGCCTGGATCGTCGCCCTGGTCGGCACGCTGCTGGCCATCGAGTATCTGTTGCTGGAGCCGATCAAACGCAAGGTCGAGTCATGGCGGGAGTTGGCATCATCAAGCAACTGA
- a CDS encoding ABC transporter ATP-binding protein produces the protein MAGVGIIKQLSITALNHRFGYQRVLEDIELTVQAGEAVALVGPSGCGKTTLLNLAAGLLTPWEGRIANRFARPAMMFQQPRLLPWKRTLDNIALGLKAQGMNSVQRKAGATQLALKMGLTIDDLAKFPSALSGGMQSRAALARAFAMQPDLLLLDEAFSALDIGLKSELYDLLASARAAHASAVLMITHDLMEAIRLADRILVMAGAPGRIVAAHRIETPVAERDERWVFARTADFIQWPDIRAAFGLPDEKRASKEALLCP, from the coding sequence ATGGCGGGAGTTGGCATCATCAAGCAACTGAGCATCACGGCGCTGAACCATCGCTTCGGCTATCAGCGCGTTCTCGAAGATATCGAACTGACCGTCCAGGCCGGCGAAGCGGTAGCCCTCGTCGGGCCGTCCGGCTGCGGCAAGACGACCCTGCTCAACCTGGCTGCCGGCCTGCTGACCCCGTGGGAAGGCCGCATTGCCAATCGCTTCGCCCGGCCGGCGATGATGTTCCAGCAGCCGCGCCTGCTGCCCTGGAAGCGAACCCTCGACAATATCGCGCTCGGCCTCAAGGCCCAGGGCATGAATTCCGTACAGCGCAAAGCCGGTGCGACGCAGCTGGCGTTGAAGATGGGACTGACCATCGACGATCTCGCCAAATTCCCCAGTGCGCTCTCCGGCGGCATGCAAAGCCGCGCCGCCCTGGCCCGCGCCTTTGCCATGCAGCCTGACCTGCTGTTGCTCGATGAGGCTTTCTCGGCACTCGACATCGGCCTGAAGAGTGAACTTTACGATCTGCTGGCCAGCGCGCGCGCCGCCCACGCCAGCGCCGTGCTGATGATCACCCATGACCTGATGGAAGCCATTCGGCTGGCCGACCGCATCCTGGTCATGGCCGGCGCGCCCGGCCGTATCGTTGCCGCGCACCGCATCGAAACGCCGGTCGCCGAGCGCGACGAACGCTGGGTATTCGCCCGTACCGCCGACTTCATCCAGTGGCCGGACATCCGCGCCGCCTTCGGGCTGCCGGACGAAAAGCGAGCATCAAAAGAGGCTCTCCTTTGCCCTTGA
- a CDS encoding NnrS family protein produces MTKMLNGSIWLCPFRPFFLLTGGHALLAMACWLGALSGLLALPDLPGGPIVWHAHELIFGFAAASIAGFLLTAIIEFTGAPPVARSTVQILLTLWFGGRIAYLLAGWIGIIPAALCDLGFLLLLIKQIAGPLWRDPSRRHLAFFHALVALIAVHAGFYLALFGHGDALAWLFLAVGLLMILIIVALSRISMRLVNDVLEAQGGIAAPYLARPPRRNLAIFAIGLYSAAEFLLPGNRVSGWLALAAAAGIFNLLNDWHVGRALFQRWVIIPYLVYWCMALGYATIGLGLLAGGNLSSAGHHLLLVGAVGLSILIVMAVAGRMHSGYRLDHRRWLPAASALLLGAALTRVAAGLAAFASASTPLLHTAATLWMAGWGIYLAYSWRVLCGPRPDGGQGCDEPVDLR; encoded by the coding sequence ATGACCAAAATGCTGAATGGAAGCATCTGGCTCTGCCCCTTCCGCCCCTTCTTCCTGCTCACTGGCGGACACGCCCTGCTCGCCATGGCCTGCTGGCTGGGCGCCCTGAGCGGCCTGTTGGCGCTACCCGACCTGCCCGGCGGCCCGATTGTCTGGCATGCCCATGAATTGATCTTCGGTTTTGCCGCCGCCTCGATTGCCGGCTTCCTGCTCACCGCCATCATCGAATTCACCGGCGCCCCGCCGGTCGCCCGAAGCACAGTCCAGATCCTGCTCACCCTCTGGTTCGGCGGGCGCATCGCCTATCTGCTGGCCGGCTGGATCGGCATCATCCCGGCCGCACTCTGCGACCTCGGTTTCCTGCTCCTGCTGATCAAGCAGATTGCCGGTCCGCTGTGGCGCGACCCAAGCCGCCGCCATCTCGCCTTCTTCCATGCCCTGGTCGCGCTCATTGCCGTCCACGCCGGTTTCTACCTCGCCCTGTTCGGTCATGGCGATGCGCTGGCCTGGCTGTTTCTGGCGGTCGGCCTGCTGATGATCCTGATCATCGTTGCCTTGTCGCGCATCTCGATGCGGCTGGTCAATGACGTGCTCGAAGCCCAGGGCGGTATCGCTGCGCCCTATCTCGCCCGGCCGCCCCGGCGCAATCTTGCCATATTCGCCATCGGCCTTTATAGCGCCGCCGAATTCCTCCTTCCCGGCAACCGCGTCAGCGGCTGGCTGGCACTGGCCGCTGCCGCCGGCATCTTCAATCTGCTCAACGACTGGCACGTTGGACGGGCGCTGTTCCAGCGCTGGGTGATCATCCCCTATCTGGTCTATTGGTGCATGGCTCTCGGCTACGCCACCATCGGCCTCGGCCTGCTGGCCGGCGGCAACCTGAGCAGCGCCGGCCACCACCTGCTGCTGGTCGGTGCAGTCGGCCTGTCGATCCTGATCGTCATGGCCGTCGCCGGGCGCATGCACAGCGGCTACAGGCTGGATCACCGGCGCTGGCTACCCGCCGCCAGCGCGCTGCTGCTCGGCGCCGCCCTGACGCGGGTCGCGGCCGGCCTGGCGGCTTTCGCATCGGCCTCCACCCCACTGCTCCACACCGCAGCGACACTCTGGATGGCGGGTTGGGGCATTTACCTGGCCTACTCCTGGCGGGTTCTCTGCGGACCGCGCCCGGATGGCGGACAAGGCTGCGACGAGCCTGTCGATCTGCGCTGA